Within Ictalurus furcatus strain D&B chromosome 3, Billie_1.0, whole genome shotgun sequence, the genomic segment CACCAGTCGTAAGACTAATGCCCAAATGCTATTATTTATATTAGAATCCAGTCTAATCGAGAACACTTATAAGAACATGTCCACAGACACTTcatcataataaaatattagatatgTATGCTTACAATGCATCATGGGTAACTCACAGACAGAGTCCCTTAGACAGCACTGATATTGCTTTGTCAGTCATTTCACAGATCTAGAACGCAGACGTGAATGTGATAACGGTACAGATTAAGGGTCAAAAGTGTAACTCGgttgcttgtttatttgtttatttatttatttactcactgGTCATTTTATCAGACAAGCCCATCATATAGGTGCAATATGCAGGTATGAGTTTATCAGGTGAAGCAAGCTTTCTGGGATTTTTAAACATCTCTGTCACTGCATGGCTCGAGAACCGCAAATATCTAGCCAGCAGTGTTTTGGATCAGAAACTGAGCACTGATCAAGGGTTAGATGATTAAAACTAATTGTTCATAGGCTATAGTCTTTAACTATACACTTACGAGCCCTTAATCCATAGTTTATTTCTATTCTAAAACCGGCAGAGATAGCGAGGTGTTTAAAATTCCTTGTAACACTGCCGTGTCCGATGCTCCTAGCAGTGGCAAACGCAAAGCCAGTGGCTTAGCTAAGAGCCATGTGATTCCAAGCAACTTGACACACTTGCGGAGGAGATAGCCAAGTAGATCAGGGGTCAATCCAATCCGAGTTCAAAATCTGCCCAACTGACTACAAACCGACTATGCAGCCAAACTAAATGATAAATCATCACAACGTTATTTGTTTCCAGAACAATTTGATTAAGAATAGCCTAGTACTTGTAGGTACTTGGAATTATCTGGCACGCCCAACACTCATCGGTAACACAGTGTTTAACAGTGCAGCAATGCAGCTTCAACCTTCAGAAAAGCTACAACAAGATCTGCAGACTTTCCACGTGACGTCCCGGAGAAATTAAAATAGATGTTTTGTGGCATATATGAACATGTTAGCCATAAGGTTATCTagaagctagtgtgctccagaataaatgacagaattcgcatttagaagatatatgcgttcaaaatgtacagtctctcgcTCGTCAACAATTTTGACGACATAATTCTGTAAATCGTCAGagtttctgtccaatcaaatgctctcgagaatctgaagtgtcccatccccaacattataaaaaccaCCTTGCTGAAGTCGCCTCCGTTGAGAGATTGGATATTTAAAGAAAGGgagaggagccactcgatatgtccctccgacttcctgtttcaacgGAAATTGCACCAACACGACGAATAACGCCGCGTGTTTCAAAGAACTTCACGGAAACTTTAAAGAGACAGACCGCAGGTGTGATCCAGTGAATctgctttgtcctggtcagagCCTATACTGGACTGGGCATGAGGTTGGAATAAATCCTGAATACATCCTtaagtccatcacaggacacactgACATCTACAGGCAATTTattgtagccaatccacctacatgcATGCTTTTttaaggtgggaggaaaccgaagcACATAGAGGAAGCCCACAGGTACACAAGGAGAACAAGCTGCAAGGTGGCATCACTATAAACTACGTTACCCTAACGCCTGGACgttttaaatgaatttgtgtCGAGTGTCTGCAATATGGGGAAtgcgaatgagctgttactatagaaacgataattaGTGCATTAatctaaacctgtgatttgtcttggaGCTGTAACTACTGTCAGATGTCATAGAAAAGCCATCAGCATTGTGgtataagtgtgtgtacatgacaGCTAACGAGCTTATGCCACAATAAAGCCCAAACACACTCTTGTCTACTGGTCCTTCACTTAATTTCAAGAGTTACTATTATTTCACACATGCTCATGGGGTACATGGTCGTTGTAAAGCCTCACGTTTATGCAGAAGTAGACTAGTTTGTCTGAGAAGGTGAGGAAGCACAGCAGGGGCCTTTGGGAAGCTCTGAGTCTTTCTTTAACACCGTCTGCCGCACCACGTCCACGTCTCTCTCCAGGTGATTCAGTAAGGCCGTCAGAATAGACGGTGAGGCGTGAAAGTCGACCAGGAAGTAGGCAGCGTGCGTGTGCCGCTGGTTGTGTTTCCTGATCTTGTACGGCAGCCTTCTCTCGCCGAGGTTCTCGAGATTTCTGACCACGGCGCCGCGCTCCATCAAGGTCTCCACGGTGCGCCTCAGCACCGCCGCGGTTTCCGGCCTCTGCATGGCCTTCAGCACCAGAGACAGCTCGTAACGAGGCATAATTACCCGAGTTAAACCTGGCTGCGGTGTAACGTTCACATTCAAGACTAAAAATCCCTtcagaaagcaaaaaaagtgaCTTCACTATTACACACAGGACGCCGCCATTATAGTTTAACATTAACGACGTGCTTCcgcttcgtcttcttcttcttcgtcttcatTGCACCGCGATCGTCAGACCTATTGTTTCCATTTGAGATTCAGCCGCAGCCACAGCGCCCCCTGTCATGTTGGAGGCCGGTTTTTAAACTGTCGCTATAAATCCTCCAAACTCTAAAACGGCTTAGTTGCGAGGTACGTTTAAAGTTAATAAACCCACACGGTGGCTCGCTATACGGCTAATACGTTTAGTTAAAGAgtgaataatgttgtattacaAGAGCTACAGGTTAAGAAAAACCCGACCATGACGTATTTCTTGTGCGCCATTTTCCGTGTTCACGTGACACGAGTTCAGTCGGCTGCGTCGCGTGTAGCAGTGCAGTGAAGATGGCGGCGGGTAGCTCGGTGCCCAGTGATCTCTACCAACACGTTTATACGTTTCTTTTAGAGAACAAGTTCACCAAAGCCGCCAATGAATTTATAAAGCAAGCTAAAGTCGTAAGTACACGTGAggttgtgttatgttgtgtgttaGACAGACAATGGGTTAAATAGGAAGGCACGCGCAGCAGCTTGCTAAGCGTGTTACAAACACGTGTCTACACGTGAGAAACACAGTGTAGAGGTTCTACTTAACTGTAACTACAACAAAGAATAATACTCTAACACTGTTTGTCGTTTAGTAGAGAGCTGTTTTATGACCCGGGATTAGTTTACACTATTCAACTATATACAATCAATCGATTGATTAATATCTCAGTGGAGTATTTCCTGCTTCTATCTGAACGCTGTATGTTAGTGTTCATTAAGTTCACGATCATAGATAACAACGGATATTACAAACACCCACCCATTCTGTTAAATCTCTGTTATCGTATTATCACCATGAGGGACCTCCTCATGTGAGTCCTGTAGGACCTTTTTAAATGCCAGAGAAAAATCTCTCATAGTTGCCATGACTTCATTCTTCCAGCAGGattagtttgtttgttgatttaGTATTTAGTAGTCACCATGTATAAGCTGTTTTATACAAGTTCTGCATTTATTAATACCTCCTTTTCTATTTAGAAACCTCAGGACCAAAATGAGGAAGGGCTCCTTGATATCTTCAGTTTTTGGGTTAAGTAAGTATATGTTGAACAATGCTGTTATCCTGTTAGAATTAACTTCTTTTGCCAATCGCTTGTATCTGATAAGTAACATATCCTTGCTTATGTTAGGTCTCGGGAGGCTACAAAACGGAAAGCGGCCCCCGGAGGTCCTGAGGTTAATGGGCCGAGTGCAAAGAAAGCAAAGCAGGACGAgagttccagtgaagaggaGTCGAGCAGCGATGAGGAGGATGCGGCACCTGTCCAGAAAACACCTCAGGGTAAAGGATTTCTTCACCATTTCTGAACTACAGCTATCAGGATTATTGATGTGCCCTAAGACACCTGAGGAATGTTCAGTCCCTTAAAGCTGTACAACTTTTGCATGTTGGCCAAACTCAGACTTGCACATGTATTGTTTCTGAAAAGCCACATTCTAGGTTAATGTATAAATATCAGTATATATTTGAAAATACAGCCTTGGTTTATAACTTACATCTATCTACAGCAGCTGGGGCACCGGTGAAGAAGGCAGCGGCTGCGGCACCGGTGAAGAAGGCAGCGGCTGCGGCACCGGTGAAGAAGGCAGCGGCTGCGGCACCGGTGAAGAAGGCTGTGGCACAGGTGACGAAGGTGGCGGCGGCACCGGCGAAGAAGGCGGCGGCGTCCAGCAGCAGTGAAGATTCCAGTGACTCTGAGGATGAAGCCACCACTAAAGCCCCAGTAAAAGTAAACTATCAGATTGTGCAAATCTGCCTAAAAGCTGATGGGTAGCCGCCATGTTTCTGTCAATATCGCGCTTTCTAATTTGGCAATCGTTTTGTTCGGCGTCTCAGAAGGTCCCAGCTGTGAAGCCTGCACCAGCAGCCAGGAAGAAGGACACCAGCTCCAGCAGTGAGGAGTCTGACTCGGAGGAAGAATCAGCCAGACCTGCAGCCACAGGTAAAAGGCTGCTAACATGACACTGATTCACACTACAGGAAGTTAGCAGGTGTGACAGCTTCTCCATTCATTTAACATGGGGGAAAGAATTATAAGGACGTCATAGTAAGAAAGCACAGTTCTTTTTAAGGTTAAGAAAGTGCTCTCTACCTGGAACTACAGGAAGTTAGCAGGTGTGACAGGTTCTCCATTCATTTAACATGGAGGAAAGAATTATAAGGACGTCATAGTAAGAAAGCACAGTTCTTTTTAAGGTTAAGAAAGTGCTCTCTACCTGGAACTACAGGACGTTAGCAGGTGTGACAGGTTCTCCATTCATTTAACATGGGGGAAAGAATTATAAGGACGTCATAGTAAGAAAGCACAGTTCGTTTTAAGGTTAAGAAACTGCTCTCTACCTGGAACTAGAGGTGTTGTAGTGTGAAATTTCCACTGTATGATGGCCTAGTCTAAAAATTCCACCGTATCGGAATATTTATTGATCATTTAAATCAAATGATCATATCACTGGCATATTTGTACTAGTGCAAGGATATTTTTTTGACAAGTTCCTTTAAATGGGCTACAGTGTGTTCACTGCTTTACGATAAATGATTAATGCGTCTTTTTGCTCACTCAAACTCGCTGCTCGGTGGATTGGTTCGTTTTGGCTCTCAttgaatgaatttaatgaaCTTGTTCCGTGCTTCTCAGGAGCCAAGCCGGCGACCGTGACCCCTAAAGCCACGGCCGCTCCTAAAGCCCCAGCTCAGAAGaagcaggagagcagcagtgagGAAAGCTCAAGTTCCTCTGAAGACGAGGCTCCAGCAAAAGTAGGGTTCTGAGatgtgattttgtttaaaagtATTTTGATGCTATccaataaaaattgtaatcattgaaACATCCAGCGGTAACGCAGTGACCTCTAGAGAGATAACTGATGCGTCTTGAAGGTGGAAGTACGTCTTTGATAGATTTGAATATATTTCTGATTTGTGCGTTAAAGCCAGTAGTAAAAGCTCCTGCCCCGGTGAAGGCTCCAGCTCCGGCCAGTGCGAGCAGCAGCAGTGACGACTCTTCAGATGAGGAACAAAAGGCTCCACCCAGTAAGAAGCCCAAAGCAGGTACTGTCTTTAGAACCATTGAGAGGAGGAAATGACCACGTAGGAAATAAACCCGTCTGCAGTGTGGCTGAGGTTTTGTTTCCTTGCTTGTAGGTGCATACAGTGCGGTACCGCCACCTACAGCTCAGAGGGCCCCTGCTCCAGCAGCTAAACAAGATTCATCTGACAGCAGTGAAGACAGCAGtgatgaggaggaagaaaagaaagcccCTGGTAAGAGTTTGGATAGCTAgactttatattaaatgtggtttagtttttttccccttgtttgATGTATTGAATGGTTAACATACTACTTCTAGACGCAAGGGACTTGGATGGTTGAGACATTAGGCGTATTGAGAAACCCAactttttttatctttatgtaGCCCATACAAAGGCTGCGACTCCTAAACCTGCGACTCCTAAACCTGCAGCCAAGAATGATGAGTCCAGTTCAGACAGCTCTGGTATGACGACCAAACAATTCTGGGATAATGCTTATGACCCTATTACGAGTCAACTCATCAGTGTTTTCttaagtttgtgttttttttcatgttaaCTGTTTGGTCTTACAGATTCAAGCTCAGAGGATGAAGCAGAGAAGCCAGCTGCCAAAGCTGCTCCACTTAAAGCAGCTCCCGCTAAGGCCCCAGCAGGTCCCTCTAAGAAAGCGGCAGCTCCTGCTAAAGATGACTCCTCATCATCAAGCTCAGAGGATGATGACGAGGAGGCAAACAAGCCGGCCACCAAAGCAAAAACTCCTGCAGCAAAGGCCACTCCTGCAGCAAAGGCCACTCCTGCAGCAAAGGCCACTCCTGCAGCAAAGGCCACCAAAGAGTCGTCCTCTTCCAGTTCGGAGGAGtctgatgatgaggatgataaAGCCAAACCAGCTGCTAAAGCTGTCCCAGTTAAGACTCCTCCAGCAAAGGCCACACCTGCAAAGAAAGCTGTGTCCTCAAGCTCAGGTAAGAACAGCAGATCTTCTTCATGATTATAAGACCGCATTTGTTATGTAAGACTGCAGTTTTGCTCTCAGGGATGCACCGTGCTGTCGGGTTGATTTCCTGTATTTGTTAGAAGTTGGCTTATAGCATGTCCTAAGTCATTGTATATTGtcattaatataaaaagtaaCAAGGCCGCCTTCTGTTTTGGCTAACAGACTCCGATAGCTCAGAAGATGAGGCTCCTGCCAAACCTGCAGCCCAACCAGCAACACCGAAAACCACACCCAAACCAGTGGCCACACCGAAAACCACACCCAAACCAGTGGCCACACCGAAAACCACACCCAAACCAGTGGCCACACCGAAAACCACACCCAAACCAGTGGCCACACCGAAAACTGCAGTCACACCCAAGACtccgtccaagcctgctgagaGCAGCTCAGACTCGGACAGCGACAGCTCCGACTCGGAAGATGAGGCCCCAGCAAGTAAGACTGCTAAACCCATGAGCTCCACCCCTACGT encodes:
- the mrps6 gene encoding 28S ribosomal protein S6, mitochondrial — its product is MPRYELSLVLKAMQRPETAAVLRRTVETLMERGAVVRNLENLGERRLPYKIRKHNQRHTHAAYFLVDFHASPSILTALLNHLERDVDVVRQTVLKKDSELPKGPCCASSPSQTN
- the nolc1 gene encoding nucleolar and coiled-body phosphoprotein 1 isoform X4, yielding MAAGSSVPSDLYQHVYTFLLENKFTKAANEFIKQAKVKPQDQNEEGLLDIFSFWVKSREATKRKAAPGGPEVNGPSAKKAKQDESSSEEESSSDEEDAAPVQKTPQAAGAPVKKAAAAAPVKKAAAAAPVKKAAAAAPVKKAVAQVTKVAAAPAKKAAASSSSEDSSDSEDEATTKAPVKKVPAVKPAPAARKKDTSSSSEESDSEEESARPAATGAKPATVTPKATAAPKAPAQKKQESSSEESSSSSEDEAPAKPVVKAPAPVKAPAPASASSSSDDSSDEEQKAPPSKKPKAGAYSAVPPPTAQRAPAPAAKQDSSDSSEDSSDEEEEKKAPAHTKAATPKPATPKPAAKNDESSSDSSDSSSEDEAEKPAAKAAPLKAAPAKAPAGPSKKAAAPAKDDSSSSSSEDDDEEANKPATKAKTPAAKATPAAKATPAAKATPAAKATKESSSSSSEESDDEDDKAKPAAKAVPVKTPPAKATPAKKAVSSSSDSDSSEDEAPAKPAAQPATPKTTPKPVATPKTTPKPVATPKTTPKPVATPKTTPKPVATPKTAVTPKTPSKPAESSSDSDSDSSDSEDEAPASKTAKPMSSTPTSKATPAASKATPTASKPAAESSSSGSESSSEEDEETKGKPAATSKPAVTPASTKKAESSSSDSSDSSDSEAEAPKTTPAKPAVTKRKTEAPKTPASTAKKPISKAAESSSSSEDSSDDEEETTKAPVKTTPAAKSTPTAAAKPKPESSSSESSSSEDEVKTPKTPTAAPANGTGGKTKRTAEDMEDKEASMKTPKNKKLANVTPHSFPKAKQKNKRRGD
- the nolc1 gene encoding nucleolar and coiled-body phosphoprotein 1 isoform X3; amino-acid sequence: MAAGSSVPSDLYQHVYTFLLENKFTKAANEFIKQAKVKPQDQNEEGLLDIFSFWVKSREATKRKAAPGGPEVNGPSAKKAKQDESSSEEESSSDEEDAAPVQKTPQAAGAPVKKAAAAAPVKKAAAAAPVKKAAAAAPVKKAVAQVTKVAAAPAKKAAASSSSEDSSDSEDEATTKAPVKVPAVKPAPAARKKDTSSSSEESDSEEESARPAATGAKPATVTPKATAAPKAPAQKKQESSSEESSSSSEDEAPAKPVVKAPAPVKAPAPASASSSSDDSSDEEQKAPPSKKPKAGAYSAVPPPTAQRAPAPAAKQDSSDSSEDSSDEEEEKKAPAHTKAATPKPATPKPAAKNDESSSDSSDSSSEDEAEKPAAKAAPLKAAPAKAPAGPSKKAAAPAKDDSSSSSSEDDDEEANKPATKAKTPAAKATPAAKATPAAKATPAAKATKESSSSSSEESDDEDDKAKPAAKAVPVKTPPAKATPAKKAVSSSSDSDSSEDEAPAKPAAQPATPKTTPKPVATPKTTPKPVATPKTTPKPVATPKTTPKPVATPKTAVTPKTPSKPAESSSDSDSDSSDSEDEAPASKTAKPMSSTPTSKATPAASKATPTASKPAAESSSSGSESSSEEDEETKGKPAATSKPAVTPASTKKAESSSSDSSDSSDSEAEAPKTTPAKPAVTKRKTEAPKTPASTAKKPISKAAESSSSSEDSSDDEEETTKAPVKTTPAAKSTPTAAAKPKPESSSSESSSSEDEVKTPKTPTAAPANGTGGKTKRTAEDMEDKEASMKTPKNKKLANVTPHSFPKAKQKNGTTPFRRIRDEEIEVDPRLADNSFKAKLGATGDWGEKANEVLKYTKGKSFRHEKTKKKRGSYRGGAISTTINSIKFDSD
- the nolc1 gene encoding nucleolar and coiled-body phosphoprotein 1 isoform X1 yields the protein MAAGSSVPSDLYQHVYTFLLENKFTKAANEFIKQAKVKPQDQNEEGLLDIFSFWVKSREATKRKAAPGGPEVNGPSAKKAKQDESSSEEESSSDEEDAAPVQKTPQAAGAPVKKAAAAAPVKKAAAAAPVKKAAAAAPVKKAVAQVTKVAAAPAKKAAASSSSEDSSDSEDEATTKAPVKKVPAVKPAPAARKKDTSSSSEESDSEEESARPAATGAKPATVTPKATAAPKAPAQKKQESSSEESSSSSEDEAPAKPVVKAPAPVKAPAPASASSSSDDSSDEEQKAPPSKKPKAGAYSAVPPPTAQRAPAPAAKQDSSDSSEDSSDEEEEKKAPAHTKAATPKPATPKPAAKNDESSSDSSDSSSEDEAEKPAAKAAPLKAAPAKAPAGPSKKAAAPAKDDSSSSSSEDDDEEANKPATKAKTPAAKATPAAKATPAAKATPAAKATKESSSSSSEESDDEDDKAKPAAKAVPVKTPPAKATPAKKAVSSSSDSDSSEDEAPAKPAAQPATPKTTPKPVATPKTTPKPVATPKTTPKPVATPKTTPKPVATPKTAVTPKTPSKPAESSSDSDSDSSDSEDEAPASKTAKPMSSTPTSKATPAASKATPTASKPAAESSSSGSESSSEEDEETKGKPAATSKPAVTPASTKKAESSSSDSSDSSDSEAEAPKTTPAKPAVTKRKTEAPKTPASTAKKPISKAAESSSSSEDSSDDEEETTKAPVKTTPAAKSTPTAAAKPKPESSSSESSSSEDEVKTPKTPTAAPANGTGGKTKRTAEDMEDKEASMKTPKNKKLANVTPHSFPKAKQKNGTTPFRRIRDEEIEVDPRLADNSFKAKLGATGDWGEKANEVLKYTKGKSFRHEKTKKKRGSYRGGAISTTINSIKFDSD
- the nolc1 gene encoding nucleolar and coiled-body phosphoprotein 1 isoform X2, whose amino-acid sequence is MAAGSSVPSDLYQHVYTFLLENKFTKAANEFIKQAKVKPQDQNEEGLLDIFSFWVKSREATKRKAAPGGPEVNGPSAKKAKQDESSSEEESSSDEEDAAPVQKTPQAGAPVKKAAAAAPVKKAAAAAPVKKAAAAAPVKKAVAQVTKVAAAPAKKAAASSSSEDSSDSEDEATTKAPVKKVPAVKPAPAARKKDTSSSSEESDSEEESARPAATGAKPATVTPKATAAPKAPAQKKQESSSEESSSSSEDEAPAKPVVKAPAPVKAPAPASASSSSDDSSDEEQKAPPSKKPKAGAYSAVPPPTAQRAPAPAAKQDSSDSSEDSSDEEEEKKAPAHTKAATPKPATPKPAAKNDESSSDSSDSSSEDEAEKPAAKAAPLKAAPAKAPAGPSKKAAAPAKDDSSSSSSEDDDEEANKPATKAKTPAAKATPAAKATPAAKATPAAKATKESSSSSSEESDDEDDKAKPAAKAVPVKTPPAKATPAKKAVSSSSDSDSSEDEAPAKPAAQPATPKTTPKPVATPKTTPKPVATPKTTPKPVATPKTTPKPVATPKTAVTPKTPSKPAESSSDSDSDSSDSEDEAPASKTAKPMSSTPTSKATPAASKATPTASKPAAESSSSGSESSSEEDEETKGKPAATSKPAVTPASTKKAESSSSDSSDSSDSEAEAPKTTPAKPAVTKRKTEAPKTPASTAKKPISKAAESSSSSEDSSDDEEETTKAPVKTTPAAKSTPTAAAKPKPESSSSESSSSEDEVKTPKTPTAAPANGTGGKTKRTAEDMEDKEASMKTPKNKKLANVTPHSFPKAKQKNGTTPFRRIRDEEIEVDPRLADNSFKAKLGATGDWGEKANEVLKYTKGKSFRHEKTKKKRGSYRGGAISTTINSIKFDSD